In Anopheles gambiae chromosome 2, idAnoGambNW_F1_1, whole genome shotgun sequence, a single window of DNA contains:
- the LOC1273608 gene encoding glutamine synthetase 2 cytoplasmic isoform X1 — translation MVGMSRTLELSPNAHINKSLLDKYMALPMPDGKIQATYIWIDGTGENVRCKDRTLDFIPQSPSELPIWNYDGSSTYQAEGSNSDVYLHPVAIYRDPFRRGNNILVLCETYRYDGTPTESNKRKACLEVCERAAEEQPWFGIEQEYTLLDVDGRPLGWPKNGFPGPQGPYYCGVGADKVYARDIVDAHYRACLYAGVKICGTNAEVMPAQWEYQVGPCEGIQIGDDLWMSRFLLHRVAEEFGIVATLDPKPMQGDWNGAGAHTNVSTKTMREPGGLAEIENAISKLAKCHERHIRAYDPNGGKDNERRLTGKHETSSIHDFNAGVANRGCSIRIPRGVSDQGFGYFEDRRPSSNCDPYSVAEAILRTIILNE, via the exons ATGGTTGG AATGTCGCGTACGCTGGAACTGTCGCCCAATGCGCACATCAACAAGTCGCTGCTCGACAAGTACATGGCCTTGCCGATGCCGGACGGTAAGATTCAGGCGACGTACATCTGGATCGATGGCACCGGCGAGAATGTCCGCTGCAAGGACCGTACGCTCGACTTCATCCCCCAGTCACCGAGTG AGCTCCCGATCTGGAACTACGATGGCAGCTCGACGTACCAGGCGGAGGGTTCGAACTCGGACGTGTACCTGCACCCGGTCGCGATCTATCGCGATCCGTTCCGCCGTGGCAACAACATCCTCGTGCTGTGCGAAACCTACCGCTACGACGGCACACCGACCGAGTCGAACAAGCGCAAGGCGTGCCTGGAGGTGTGCGAGCGGGCGGCCGAGGAGCAGCCGTGGTTCGGTATCGAGCAGGAGTACACGCTGCTGGATGTGGATGGCCGTCCGCTCGGCTGGCCGAAGAACGGTTTCCCGGGACCGCAGGGCCCGTACTATTGCGGCGTCGGTGCGGACAAGGTGTACGCGCGCGACATCGTCGATGCGCACTATCGGGCCTGTCTGTACGCGGGCGTGAAGATTTGCGGCACGAACGCGGAAGTGATGCCGGCCCAGTGGGAGTACCAGGTGGGCCCGTGCGAGGGCATCCAGATCGGGGATGATCTGTGGATGTCCCGGTTTCTGCTGCACCGCGTGGCGGAGGAGTTTGGT ATCGTTGCCACGCTCGACCCGAAACCGATGCAGGGTGACTGGAACGGGGCCGGTGCGCACACGAACGTTTCCACCAAGACGATGCGCGAACCGGGCGGCCTGGCGGAGATCGAAAACGCGATCAGCAAGCTGGCGAAGTGCCACGAGCGTCACATCCGCGCGTACGACCCGAACGGTGGAAAGGACAACGAGCGTCGCCTGACCGGAAAGCACGAAACTAGCTCGATCCACGATTTTAATGCCG GTGTCGCTAATCGTGGCTGCTCGATTCGTATTCCGCGTGGCGTTTCCGACCAAGGGTTCGGCTACTTCGAGGATCGCCGTCCCAGCTCCAACTGCGATCCGTACAGCGTGGCCGAGGCTATCCTGCGCACGATCATCCTCAACGAGTAA
- the LOC1273608 gene encoding glutamine synthetase 2 cytoplasmic isoform X2, with protein sequence MSRTLELSPNAHINKSLLDKYMALPMPDGKIQATYIWIDGTGENVRCKDRTLDFIPQSPSELPIWNYDGSSTYQAEGSNSDVYLHPVAIYRDPFRRGNNILVLCETYRYDGTPTESNKRKACLEVCERAAEEQPWFGIEQEYTLLDVDGRPLGWPKNGFPGPQGPYYCGVGADKVYARDIVDAHYRACLYAGVKICGTNAEVMPAQWEYQVGPCEGIQIGDDLWMSRFLLHRVAEEFGIVATLDPKPMQGDWNGAGAHTNVSTKTMREPGGLAEIENAISKLAKCHERHIRAYDPNGGKDNERRLTGKHETSSIHDFNAGVANRGCSIRIPRGVSDQGFGYFEDRRPSSNCDPYSVAEAILRTIILNE encoded by the exons ATGTCGCGTACGCTGGAACTGTCGCCCAATGCGCACATCAACAAGTCGCTGCTCGACAAGTACATGGCCTTGCCGATGCCGGACGGTAAGATTCAGGCGACGTACATCTGGATCGATGGCACCGGCGAGAATGTCCGCTGCAAGGACCGTACGCTCGACTTCATCCCCCAGTCACCGAGTG AGCTCCCGATCTGGAACTACGATGGCAGCTCGACGTACCAGGCGGAGGGTTCGAACTCGGACGTGTACCTGCACCCGGTCGCGATCTATCGCGATCCGTTCCGCCGTGGCAACAACATCCTCGTGCTGTGCGAAACCTACCGCTACGACGGCACACCGACCGAGTCGAACAAGCGCAAGGCGTGCCTGGAGGTGTGCGAGCGGGCGGCCGAGGAGCAGCCGTGGTTCGGTATCGAGCAGGAGTACACGCTGCTGGATGTGGATGGCCGTCCGCTCGGCTGGCCGAAGAACGGTTTCCCGGGACCGCAGGGCCCGTACTATTGCGGCGTCGGTGCGGACAAGGTGTACGCGCGCGACATCGTCGATGCGCACTATCGGGCCTGTCTGTACGCGGGCGTGAAGATTTGCGGCACGAACGCGGAAGTGATGCCGGCCCAGTGGGAGTACCAGGTGGGCCCGTGCGAGGGCATCCAGATCGGGGATGATCTGTGGATGTCCCGGTTTCTGCTGCACCGCGTGGCGGAGGAGTTTGGT ATCGTTGCCACGCTCGACCCGAAACCGATGCAGGGTGACTGGAACGGGGCCGGTGCGCACACGAACGTTTCCACCAAGACGATGCGCGAACCGGGCGGCCTGGCGGAGATCGAAAACGCGATCAGCAAGCTGGCGAAGTGCCACGAGCGTCACATCCGCGCGTACGACCCGAACGGTGGAAAGGACAACGAGCGTCGCCTGACCGGAAAGCACGAAACTAGCTCGATCCACGATTTTAATGCCG GTGTCGCTAATCGTGGCTGCTCGATTCGTATTCCGCGTGGCGTTTCCGACCAAGGGTTCGGCTACTTCGAGGATCGCCGTCCCAGCTCCAACTGCGATCCGTACAGCGTGGCCGAGGCTATCCTGCGCACGATCATCCTCAACGAGTAA